In Homo sapiens chromosome 11, GRCh38.p14 Primary Assembly, one DNA window encodes the following:
- the C11orf54 gene encoding ester hydrolase C11orf54 isoform d (isoform d is encoded by transcript variant 6), protein MACAEFSFHVPSLEELAGVMQKGLKDNFADVQVSVVDCPDLTKEPFTFPVKGICGKTRIAEVGGVPYLLPLVNQKKVYDLNKIAKEIKLPGAFILGAGAGPFQTLGFNSEVIEVKAKRRTGPLNFVTCMRETLEKHYGNKPIGMGGTFIIQKGKVKSHIMPAEFSSCPLNSDEEVNKWLHFYEMKAPLVCLPVFVSRDPGFDLRLEHTHFFSRHGEGGHYHYDTTPDIVEYLGYFLPAEFLYRIDQPKETHSIGRD, encoded by the exons atggcttgTGCTGAGTTTTCTTTTCATGTACCAAGTCTTGAAGAGCTTGCTGGAG TTATGCAGAAGGGGTTAAAAGATAACTTTGCTGATGTCCAGGTCTCTGTAGTTGATTGCCCTGATTTGACTAAGGAACCCTTTACCTTTCCTGTAAAAG GCATCTGTGGGAAAACTAGAATTGCAGAAGTTGGAGGTGTGCCTTACTTATTGCCTCTTGTAAACCAAAAAAAA GTTTATGATCTGAATAAAATTGCAAAAGAAATCAAGCTGCCTGGAGCCTTTATTCTTGGAGCAGGAGCAGGTCCATTTCAGACTCTCGGGTTCAATTCTGAG GTAATTGAGGTGAAAGCCAAAAGAAGAACTGGACCACTTAACTTTGTGACTTGTATGAGAGAGACCCTGGAAAAACATTATGGAAATAAGCCTATAGGAATGGGAGGTACTTTCATAATTCAGAAGGGAAAAGTGAAGTCTCACATTATG CCTGCAGAATTTTCTTCCTGCCCCTTGAACTCTGATGAAGAAGTGAATAAATGGTTGCATTTTTATGAAATGAAAGCTCCTTTGGTTTGTCTACCAGTTTTTGTCTCCAGAGACCCA GGGTTTGATTTGCGACTGGAGCACACTCATTTTTTTAGTCGTCATGGAGAAGGTGGACACTACCATTATGACACTACTCCAGATATAGTGGAATATCTTGGATACTTCTTACCTGCAGAGTTTCTCTATCGCATTGATCAACCAAAAGAGACGCATTCAATTGGGCGAGATTAA
- the C11orf54 gene encoding ester hydrolase C11orf54 isoform X1, with protein MACAEFSFHVPSLEELAGVMQKGLKDNFADVQVSVVDCPDLTKEPFTFPVKGICGKTRIAEVGGVPYLLPLVNQKKVYDLNKIAKEIKLPGAFILGAGAGPFQTLGFNSEFMPVIQTESEHKPPVNGSYFAHVNPADGGCLLEKYSEKCHDFQCALLANLFASEGQPGKVIEVKAKRRTGPLNFVTCMRETLEKHYGNKPIGMGGTFIIQKGKVKSHIMPAEFSSCPLNSDEEVNKWLHFYEMKAPLVCLPVFVSRDPGFDLRLEHTHFFSRHGEGGHYHYDTTPDIVEYLGYFLPAEFLYRIDQPKETHSIGRD; from the exons atggcttgTGCTGAGTTTTCTTTTCATGTACCAAGTCTTGAAGAGCTTGCTGGAG TTATGCAGAAGGGGTTAAAAGATAACTTTGCTGATGTCCAGGTCTCTGTAGTTGATTGCCCTGATTTGACTAAGGAACCCTTTACCTTTCCTGTAAAAG GCATCTGTGGGAAAACTAGAATTGCAGAAGTTGGAGGTGTGCCTTACTTATTGCCTCTTGTAAACCAAAAAAAA GTTTATGATCTGAATAAAATTGCAAAAGAAATCAAGCTGCCTGGAGCCTTTATTCTTGGAGCAGGAGCAGGTCCATTTCAGACTCTCGGGTTCAATTCTGAG TTTATGCCAGTTATTCAGACAGAAAGTGAACACAAGCCTCCTGTAAATGGAAGTTACTTTGCCCATGTGAACCCTGCAGATGGAGGGTGCCTACTGGAGAAATACAGTGAGAAATGTCATGATTTTCAGTGTGCATTACTGGCTAATCTTTTTGCCAGTGAAGGCCAACCTGGCAAG GTAATTGAGGTGAAAGCCAAAAGAAGAACTGGACCACTTAACTTTGTGACTTGTATGAGAGAGACCCTGGAAAAACATTATGGAAATAAGCCTATAGGAATGGGAGGTACTTTCATAATTCAGAAGGGAAAAGTGAAGTCTCACATTATG CCTGCAGAATTTTCTTCCTGCCCCTTGAACTCTGATGAAGAAGTGAATAAATGGTTGCATTTTTATGAAATGAAAGCTCCTTTGGTTTGTCTACCAGTTTTTGTCTCCAGAGACCCA GGGTTTGATTTGCGACTGGAGCACACTCATTTTTTTAGTCGTCATGGAGAAGGTGGACACTACCATTATGACACTACTCCAGATATAGTGGAATATCTTGGATACTTCTTACCTGCAGAGTTTCTCTATCGCATTGATCAACCAAAAGAGACGCATTCAATTGGGCGAGATTAA
- the C11orf54 gene encoding ester hydrolase C11orf54 isoform b (isoform b is encoded by transcript variant 13), translating into MACAEFSFHVPSLEELAGVMQKGLKDNFADVQVSVVDCPDLTKEPFTFPVKGICGKTRIAEVGGVPYLLPLVNQKKVYDLNKIAKEIKLPGAFILGAGAGPFQTLGFNSEFMPVIQTESEHKPPVNGSYFAHVNPADGGCLLEKYSEKCHDFQCALLANLFASEGQPGKPAEFSSCPLNSDEEVNKWLHFYEMKAPLVCLPVFVSRDPGFDLRLEHTHFFSRHGEGGHYHYDTTPDIVEYLGYFLPAEFLYRIDQPKETHSIGRD; encoded by the exons atggcttgTGCTGAGTTTTCTTTTCATGTACCAAGTCTTGAAGAGCTTGCTGGAG TTATGCAGAAGGGGTTAAAAGATAACTTTGCTGATGTCCAGGTCTCTGTAGTTGATTGCCCTGATTTGACTAAGGAACCCTTTACCTTTCCTGTAAAAG GCATCTGTGGGAAAACTAGAATTGCAGAAGTTGGAGGTGTGCCTTACTTATTGCCTCTTGTAAACCAAAAAAAA GTTTATGATCTGAATAAAATTGCAAAAGAAATCAAGCTGCCTGGAGCCTTTATTCTTGGAGCAGGAGCAGGTCCATTTCAGACTCTCGGGTTCAATTCTGAG TTTATGCCAGTTATTCAGACAGAAAGTGAACACAAGCCTCCTGTAAATGGAAGTTACTTTGCCCATGTGAACCCTGCAGATGGAGGGTGCCTACTGGAGAAATACAGTGAGAAATGTCATGATTTTCAGTGTGCATTACTGGCTAATCTTTTTGCCAGTGAAGGCCAACCTGGCAAG CCTGCAGAATTTTCTTCCTGCCCCTTGAACTCTGATGAAGAAGTGAATAAATGGTTGCATTTTTATGAAATGAAAGCTCCTTTGGTTTGTCTACCAGTTTTTGTCTCCAGAGACCCA GGGTTTGATTTGCGACTGGAGCACACTCATTTTTTTAGTCGTCATGGAGAAGGTGGACACTACCATTATGACACTACTCCAGATATAGTGGAATATCTTGGATACTTCTTACCTGCAGAGTTTCTCTATCGCATTGATCAACCAAAAGAGACGCATTCAATTGGGCGAGATTAA
- the C11orf54 gene encoding ester hydrolase C11orf54 isoform f (isoform f is encoded by transcript variant 16) — translation MPVIQTESEHKPPVNGSYFAHVNPADGGCLLEKYSEKCHDFQCALLANLFASEGQPGKVIEVKAKRRTGPLNFVTCMRETLEKHYGNKPIGMGGTFIIQKGKVKSHIMPAEFSSCPLNSDEEVNKWLHFYEMKAPLVCLPVFVSRDPGFDLRLEHTHFFSRHGEGGHYHYDTTPDIVEYLGYFLPAEFLYRIDQPKETHSIGRD, via the exons ATGCCAGTTATTCAGACAGAAAGTGAACACAAGCCTCCTGTAAATGGAAGTTACTTTGCCCATGTGAACCCTGCAGATGGAGGGTGCCTACTGGAGAAATACAGTGAGAAATGTCATGATTTTCAGTGTGCATTACTGGCTAATCTTTTTGCCAGTGAAGGCCAACCTGGCAAG GTAATTGAGGTGAAAGCCAAAAGAAGAACTGGACCACTTAACTTTGTGACTTGTATGAGAGAGACCCTGGAAAAACATTATGGAAATAAGCCTATAGGAATGGGAGGTACTTTCATAATTCAGAAGGGAAAAGTGAAGTCTCACATTATG CCTGCAGAATTTTCTTCCTGCCCCTTGAACTCTGATGAAGAAGTGAATAAATGGTTGCATTTTTATGAAATGAAAGCTCCTTTGGTTTGTCTACCAGTTTTTGTCTCCAGAGACCCA GGGTTTGATTTGCGACTGGAGCACACTCATTTTTTTAGTCGTCATGGAGAAGGTGGACACTACCATTATGACACTACTCCAGATATAGTGGAATATCTTGGATACTTCTTACCTGCAGAGTTTCTCTATCGCATTGATCAACCAAAAGAGACGCATTCAATTGGGCGAGATTAA
- the C11orf54 gene encoding ester hydrolase C11orf54 isoform X2, with translation MACAEFSFHVPSLEELAGGICGKTRIAEVGGVPYLLPLVNQKKVYDLNKIAKEIKLPGAFILGAGAGPFQTLGFNSEFMPVIQTESEHKPPVNGSYFAHVNPADGGCLLEKYSEKCHDFQCALLANLFASEGQPGKVIEVKAKRRTGPLNFVTCMRETLEKHYGNKPIGMGGTFIIQKGKVKSHIMPAEFSSCPLNSDEEVNKWLHFYEMKAPLVCLPVFVSRDPGFDLRLEHTHFFSRHGEGGHYHYDTTPDIVEYLGYFLPAEFLYRIDQPKETHSIGRD, from the exons atggcttgTGCTGAGTTTTCTTTTCATGTACCAAGTCTTGAAGAGCTTGCTGGAG GCATCTGTGGGAAAACTAGAATTGCAGAAGTTGGAGGTGTGCCTTACTTATTGCCTCTTGTAAACCAAAAAAAA GTTTATGATCTGAATAAAATTGCAAAAGAAATCAAGCTGCCTGGAGCCTTTATTCTTGGAGCAGGAGCAGGTCCATTTCAGACTCTCGGGTTCAATTCTGAG TTTATGCCAGTTATTCAGACAGAAAGTGAACACAAGCCTCCTGTAAATGGAAGTTACTTTGCCCATGTGAACCCTGCAGATGGAGGGTGCCTACTGGAGAAATACAGTGAGAAATGTCATGATTTTCAGTGTGCATTACTGGCTAATCTTTTTGCCAGTGAAGGCCAACCTGGCAAG GTAATTGAGGTGAAAGCCAAAAGAAGAACTGGACCACTTAACTTTGTGACTTGTATGAGAGAGACCCTGGAAAAACATTATGGAAATAAGCCTATAGGAATGGGAGGTACTTTCATAATTCAGAAGGGAAAAGTGAAGTCTCACATTATG CCTGCAGAATTTTCTTCCTGCCCCTTGAACTCTGATGAAGAAGTGAATAAATGGTTGCATTTTTATGAAATGAAAGCTCCTTTGGTTTGTCTACCAGTTTTTGTCTCCAGAGACCCA GGGTTTGATTTGCGACTGGAGCACACTCATTTTTTTAGTCGTCATGGAGAAGGTGGACACTACCATTATGACACTACTCCAGATATAGTGGAATATCTTGGATACTTCTTACCTGCAGAGTTTCTCTATCGCATTGATCAACCAAAAGAGACGCATTCAATTGGGCGAGATTAA
- the C11orf54 gene encoding ester hydrolase C11orf54 isoform X5 — protein sequence MACAEFSFHVPSLEELAGGICGKTRIAEVGGVPYLLPLVNQKKVYDLNKIAKEIKLPGAFILGAGAGPFQTLGFNSEFMPVIQTESEHKPPVNGSYFAHVNPADGGCLLEKYSEKCHDFQCALLANLFASEGQPGKPAEFSSCPLNSDEEVNKWLHFYEMKAPLVCLPVFVSRDPGFDLRLEHTHFFSRHGEGGHYHYDTTPDIVEYLGYFLPAEFLYRIDQPKETHSIGRD from the exons atggcttgTGCTGAGTTTTCTTTTCATGTACCAAGTCTTGAAGAGCTTGCTGGAG GCATCTGTGGGAAAACTAGAATTGCAGAAGTTGGAGGTGTGCCTTACTTATTGCCTCTTGTAAACCAAAAAAAA GTTTATGATCTGAATAAAATTGCAAAAGAAATCAAGCTGCCTGGAGCCTTTATTCTTGGAGCAGGAGCAGGTCCATTTCAGACTCTCGGGTTCAATTCTGAG TTTATGCCAGTTATTCAGACAGAAAGTGAACACAAGCCTCCTGTAAATGGAAGTTACTTTGCCCATGTGAACCCTGCAGATGGAGGGTGCCTACTGGAGAAATACAGTGAGAAATGTCATGATTTTCAGTGTGCATTACTGGCTAATCTTTTTGCCAGTGAAGGCCAACCTGGCAAG CCTGCAGAATTTTCTTCCTGCCCCTTGAACTCTGATGAAGAAGTGAATAAATGGTTGCATTTTTATGAAATGAAAGCTCCTTTGGTTTGTCTACCAGTTTTTGTCTCCAGAGACCCA GGGTTTGATTTGCGACTGGAGCACACTCATTTTTTTAGTCGTCATGGAGAAGGTGGACACTACCATTATGACACTACTCCAGATATAGTGGAATATCTTGGATACTTCTTACCTGCAGAGTTTCTCTATCGCATTGATCAACCAAAAGAGACGCATTCAATTGGGCGAGATTAA
- the C11orf54 gene encoding ester hydrolase C11orf54 isoform e (isoform e is encoded by transcript variant 15), with product MQKGLKDNFADVQVSVVDCPDLTKEPFTFPVKGICGKTRIAEVGGVPYLLPLVNQKKVYDLNKIAKEIKLPGAFILGAGAGPFQTLGFNSEFMPVIQTESEHKPPVNGSYFAHVNPADGGCLLEKYSEKCHDFQCALLANLFASEGQPGKPAEFSSCPLNSDEEVNKWLHFYEMKAPLVCLPVFVSRDPGFDLRLEHTHFFSRHGEGGHYHYDTTPDIVEYLGYFLPAEFLYRIDQPKETHSIGRD from the exons ATGCAGAAGGGGTTAAAAGATAACTTTGCTGATGTCCAGGTCTCTGTAGTTGATTGCCCTGATTTGACTAAGGAACCCTTTACCTTTCCTGTAAAAG GCATCTGTGGGAAAACTAGAATTGCAGAAGTTGGAGGTGTGCCTTACTTATTGCCTCTTGTAAACCAAAAAAAA GTTTATGATCTGAATAAAATTGCAAAAGAAATCAAGCTGCCTGGAGCCTTTATTCTTGGAGCAGGAGCAGGTCCATTTCAGACTCTCGGGTTCAATTCTGAG TTTATGCCAGTTATTCAGACAGAAAGTGAACACAAGCCTCCTGTAAATGGAAGTTACTTTGCCCATGTGAACCCTGCAGATGGAGGGTGCCTACTGGAGAAATACAGTGAGAAATGTCATGATTTTCAGTGTGCATTACTGGCTAATCTTTTTGCCAGTGAAGGCCAACCTGGCAAG CCTGCAGAATTTTCTTCCTGCCCCTTGAACTCTGATGAAGAAGTGAATAAATGGTTGCATTTTTATGAAATGAAAGCTCCTTTGGTTTGTCTACCAGTTTTTGTCTCCAGAGACCCA GGGTTTGATTTGCGACTGGAGCACACTCATTTTTTTAGTCGTCATGGAGAAGGTGGACACTACCATTATGACACTACTCCAGATATAGTGGAATATCTTGGATACTTCTTACCTGCAGAGTTTCTCTATCGCATTGATCAACCAAAAGAGACGCATTCAATTGGGCGAGATTAA
- the C11orf54 gene encoding ester hydrolase C11orf54 isoform c (isoform c is encoded by transcript variant 12): protein MQKGLKDNFADVQVSVVDCPDLTKEPFTFPVKGICGKTRIAEVGGVPYLLPLVNQKKVYDLNKIAKEIKLPGAFILGAGAGPFQTLGFNSEFMPVIQTESEHKPPVNGSYFAHVNPADGGCLLEKYSEKCHDFQCALLANLFASEGQPGKVIEVKAKRRTGPLNFVTCMRETLEKHYGNKPIGMGGTFIIQKGKVKSHIMPAEFSSCPLNSDEEVNKWLHFYEMKAPLVCLPVFVSRDPGFDLRLEHTHFFSRHGEGGHYHYDTTPDIVEYLGYFLPAEFLYRIDQPKETHSIGRD from the exons ATGCAGAAGGGGTTAAAAGATAACTTTGCTGATGTCCAGGTCTCTGTAGTTGATTGCCCTGATTTGACTAAGGAACCCTTTACCTTTCCTGTAAAAG GCATCTGTGGGAAAACTAGAATTGCAGAAGTTGGAGGTGTGCCTTACTTATTGCCTCTTGTAAACCAAAAAAAA GTTTATGATCTGAATAAAATTGCAAAAGAAATCAAGCTGCCTGGAGCCTTTATTCTTGGAGCAGGAGCAGGTCCATTTCAGACTCTCGGGTTCAATTCTGAG TTTATGCCAGTTATTCAGACAGAAAGTGAACACAAGCCTCCTGTAAATGGAAGTTACTTTGCCCATGTGAACCCTGCAGATGGAGGGTGCCTACTGGAGAAATACAGTGAGAAATGTCATGATTTTCAGTGTGCATTACTGGCTAATCTTTTTGCCAGTGAAGGCCAACCTGGCAAG GTAATTGAGGTGAAAGCCAAAAGAAGAACTGGACCACTTAACTTTGTGACTTGTATGAGAGAGACCCTGGAAAAACATTATGGAAATAAGCCTATAGGAATGGGAGGTACTTTCATAATTCAGAAGGGAAAAGTGAAGTCTCACATTATG CCTGCAGAATTTTCTTCCTGCCCCTTGAACTCTGATGAAGAAGTGAATAAATGGTTGCATTTTTATGAAATGAAAGCTCCTTTGGTTTGTCTACCAGTTTTTGTCTCCAGAGACCCA GGGTTTGATTTGCGACTGGAGCACACTCATTTTTTTAGTCGTCATGGAGAAGGTGGACACTACCATTATGACACTACTCCAGATATAGTGGAATATCTTGGATACTTCTTACCTGCAGAGTTTCTCTATCGCATTGATCAACCAAAAGAGACGCATTCAATTGGGCGAGATTAA